The following are from one region of the Procambarus clarkii isolate CNS0578487 chromosome 52, FALCON_Pclarkii_2.0, whole genome shotgun sequence genome:
- the LOC138352162 gene encoding streptococcal hemagglutinin-like produces MPHSSLLSSLHSTLHSTRHSSLHSTQHSSLTHRCTYRCTQRCTQPCSQRCTQRNLVAVLNTALITALNAALNPALNAALDAALNAALNVALNAALNAALNAALNAALNPPLNAALNAALIAALNAALNAALNAALNAPLNPALNAALNAALNAALNAALNAALNAALNAALNAALNAALNAALNAALNPALNAALNAALNAALNAALNAALIAALNAALNAALNAALIAALNAALNAALNAALNAALNAALNAALNAALNAALNAALIAPLNAALSAPLIAALNAALNPALNAALNAALNAALNPALNAALNAALIAALNAALNAALNAALNAALNHALNAALNAALNAALNAALNAALNAALNPALNAALNAALIAALNAALNAALNAALNAALSAALNAALNAALNAALNAALNAALIAALNAALNAALNAALNAALIAALNAALNAALNAALNAALNAALNAALNSALNAALIAALNAALNAALNAPLIAALNAALNPALNAALNAALNAALNPTLNAALNAALIAALNAALNAALNTALNAALNPALNAALNAALNAALNAALNAALNAAHIAALNAALNPALNGALNAALNAALNAALNAALNAALIAALNAALNAALNAALNAALIAALNAVLNAALNAALNAALNAALNAALNAALNAALIAALNAALNPALNAALNAALITALNAALNAALNAALNAALNAVLNAVLNAALIAALIAALNAALNPALNAALNAAFNAALNAALVASFQAYLNTALKAALIAALNAALNAALKAALNAALITSLHVALNASLNAAVNAALNAAPKAALNAALIASLNAALNAALNASLVASLHTSLNASINAALNTALIASLNAALYTAPRCSQRYSQRCTQHCTECCAQSFTQRCTRCSLTAALNAALIAALNAALNAALNAALVAALNAALIAALNAAVNPALNAALFAALNAALIAALNAALNPALNAALNAALNAALNAALEALSPLNSTLHSTLHSSLHSTLHATRRSSLHSTLPSSLTQRCTQRCTQPALNAALNAALNAALNAALNAALNAALNAALNAALIAALNVALNAALNAPLIAALNAALNPALNAALNAALNAALNPTVNAALNAALNAALNAALNPALNAALNAALNAALNAALNAALNAALIAALNAALNPALNGALNAALNVALNAALNAALIAALNAALNAALNAALNAALIAALNAVLNAALNAALNAALNAALNAALNAALNAALIAALNAAFNPALNAALNAALITALNAALNAALNAALNAALNAVLNAALNAALIAALNAALNPALNAALNAALNAALNAALVASFQAYLNTALKAALIAALNAALNAALNAALNAALITSLHVALNASLNAAVNAALNAAPKPALNAALIASLNAALNAALNASLVASLHTSLNASINAALNTAIIASLNAALYTALVAALNAALIAALTAALNPALSAALNATLNAALNTALNAALNPSLNAALVVHSLLHSTLH; encoded by the exons ATGCCACACTCGTCGCTACTCTCATCACTACACTCTACGCTGCACTCAACGCGGCACTCCTCGCTgcactcaacacaacactcgtCGCTCACTCATCGCTGCACTTATCGTTGCACTCAACGCTGCACTCAACCTTGCTCTCAACGCTGCACTCAACGCAATCTCGTCGCTGTACTCAACACTGCACTCATCACTGCTCTCAACGCTGCACTCAACCCTGCACTCAACGCTGCTCTAGACGCTGCACTCAACGCTGCTCTCAATGTTGCACTCAACGCTGCACTCAACGCTGCACTCAACGCTGCTCTCAACGCTGCACTCAACCCTCCACTCAACGCTGCTCTCAACGCTGCACTCATCGCTGCTCTCAACGCTGCTCTCAACGCTGCACTCAACGCTGCACTTAACGCTCCACTCAACCCTGCACTCAACGCTGCTCTCAACGCTGCTCTCAACGCTGCTCTCAACGCTGCTCTCAATGCTGCACTCAACGCTGCACTCAACGCTGCTCTCAACGCTGCACTCAACGCTGCACTCAATGCTGCACTCAATGCTGCACTCAACCCTGCACTCAACGCTGCTCTCAACGCTGCACTCAACGCTGCTCTCAATGCTGCACTCAACGCTGCACTCATCGCTGCTCTCAACGCTGCACTCAACGCTGCTCTCAACGCTGCACTCATCGCTGCTCTTAATGCTGCTCTCAACGCTGCACTCAACGCTGCACTCAACGCTGCACTTAACGCTGCACTCAACGCTGCACTCAACGCTGCTCTCAACGCTGCTCTCAATGCTGCTCTCATCGCTCCTCTCAATGCTGCACTCAGCGCTCCACTCATCGCTGCTCTCAACGCTGCACTCAACCCTGCACTCAATGCTGCACTCAACGCTGCTCTCAACGCTGCACTCAACCCTGCACTCAACGCTGCACTCAACGCTGCACTCATCGCTGCTCTCAACGCTGCTCTCAACGCTGCACTCAACGCTGCACTTAACGCTGCACTCAACCATGCATTAAACGCTGCTCTCAACGCTGCACTCAACGCTGCTCTCAATGCTGCACTCAACGCTGCACTTAACGCTGCACTCAACCCTGCACTCAACGCTGCTCTCAACGCTGCACTCATAGCTGCTCTCAACGCTGCTCTCAATGCTGCTCTCAACGCTGCACTCAACGCTGCACTCAGCGCTGCACTCAACGCTGCTCTCAACGCTGCACTCAACGCTGCTCTAAATGCTGCACTCAACGCTGCACTCATCGCTGCTCTCAACGCTGCACTCAACGCTGCACTCAACGCTGCTCTCAACGCTGCACTCATCGCTGCTCTTAACGCTGCTCTCAACGCTGCACTCAACGCTGCACTCAACGCTGCACTTAACGCTGCACTCAACGCTGCACTCAACAGTGCTCTCAACGCTGCtctcatcgctgctctcaatgCTGCACTCAACGCTGCACTCAACGCTCCACTCATCGCTGCTCTCAACGCTGCACTCAACCCTGCACTCAATGCTGCACTCAACGCTGCTCTCAACGCTGCACTTAACCCTACACTCAACGCTGCACTCAACGCTGCACTCATCGCTGCTCTCAACGCTGCTCTCAACGCTGCACTCAACACTGCACTTAACGCTGCACTCAACCCTGCACTAAACGCTGCTCTCAACGCTGCACTCAACGCTGCTCTCAATGCTGCACTCAACGCTGCACTCAACGCTGCACACATCGCTGCTCTCAACGCTGCACTCAACCCTGCACTCAACGGTGCTCTCAACGCTGCACTCAACGCTGCTCTCAATGCTGCACTCAACGCTGCACTCAACGCTGCACTCATCGCTGCTCTCAACGCTGCACTCAACGCTGCACTCAACGCTGCTCTCAACGCTGCACTCATCGCTGCTCTTAACGCTGTTCTTAACGCTGCTCTCAACGCTGCACTTAACGCTGCACTCAACGCAGCACTCAACGCTGCACTCAACGCTGCACTCAACGCTGCACTCATCGCTGCTCTCAACGCTGCACTCAACCCTGCACTCAATGCTGCTCTCAATGCTGCACTCATCACTGCTCTCAACGCTGCTCTCAACGCTGCACTCAACGCTGCTCTCAACGCTGCACTCAACGCTGTTCTCAATGCTGTGCTCAACGCTGCACTCATCGCTGCTCTCATCGCTGCTCTCAACGCTGCACTCAACCCTGCACTCAACGCTGCTCTCAACGCTGCATTCAACGCTGCACTTAACGCTGCACTTGTCGCTTCATTCCAAGCTTATCTCAACACTGCTCTCAAAGCTGCACTCATCGCTGCTCTGAACGCTGCCCTCAACGCAGCACTCAAAGCTGCTCTCAACGCTGCACTCATCACTTCACTCCACGTTGCACTCAACGCTTCGCTTAACGCTGCAGTCAACGCTGCTCTCAACGCTGCACCCAAAGCTGCTCTCAACGCTGCACTCATCGCTTCACTCAATGCTGCACTCAACGCTGCACTCAACGCGTCACTCGTCGCTTCActccacacttcactcaacgcttcAATCAACGCTGCACTTAACACTGCACTCATCGCTTCACTCAATGCTGCACTTTACACTGCACCC CGCTGCTCTCAACGCTACTCTCAACGCTGCACTCAACACTGCACTGAATGCTGCGCTCAATCCTTCACTCAACGCTGCACTCGTTGCTCACTCACTGCTGCACTCAACGCTGCACTGATCGCTGCTCTCAACGCTGCACTCAACGCTGCCCTCAACGCTGCACTCGTCGCGGCACTCAACGCTGCACTCATTGCTGCTCTCAACGCTGCAGTCAACCCTGCACTCAACGCTGCACTCTTCGCTGCACTCAACGCTGCACTCATCGCTGCTCTCAACGCTGCACTCAACCCTGCACTCAACGCTGCACTCAACGCTGCACTGAACGCTGCCCTCAACGCTGCACTCGAGGCTCTCTCACCGCTGAACTCTACGTTGCACTCAACTCTGCACTCGTCGCTGCACTCAACGCTGCACGCAACGCGGCGCTCGTCGCTGCACTCAACGCTGCCCTCGTCGCTCACTCAACGCTGCACTCAACGCTGCACTCAAC CTGCTCTTAACGCTGCTCTCAACGCTGCACTCAACGCTGCACTCAACGCTGCACTTAACGCTGCACTCAACGCTGCACTCAACGCTGCTCTCAACGCTGCtctcatcgctgctctcaatgTTGCACTCAACGCTGCACTCAACGCTCCACTCATCGCTGCTCTCAACGCTGCACTCAACCCTGCACTCAATGCTGCACTCAACGCTGCTCTCAACGCTGCACTTAACCCTACAGTCAACGCTGCTCTCAACGCTGCACTCAACGCTGCACTTAACGCTGCACTCAACCCTGCATTAAACGCTGCTCTCAACGCTGCACTCAACGCTGCTCTCAATGCTGCACTCAACGCTGCACTCAACGCTGCACTCATCGCTGCTCTCAACGCTGCACTCAACCCTGCACTCAACGGTGCTCTCAACGCTGCTCTCAATGTTGCACTCAACGCTGCACTCAACGCTGCACTCATCGCTGCTCTCAACGCTGCACTCAACGCTGCACTCAACGCTGCTCTCAACGCTGCACTCATCGCTGCTCTTAACGCTGTTCTTAACGCTGCTCTCAACGCTGCACTTAACGCTGCACTCAACGCAGCACTCAACGCTGCACTCAACGCTGCACTCAACGCTGCACTCATCGCTGCTCTCAACGCTGCATTCAACCCTGCACTCAACGCTGCTCTCAATGCTGCACTCATCACTGCTCTCAACGCTGCTCTCAACGCTGCACTCAACGCTGCTCTCAACGCTGCACTCAACGCTGTTCTCAATGCTGCGCTCAACGCTGCACTCATCGCTGCTCTCAACGCTGCACTCAACCCTGCACTCAACGCTGCTCTCAACGCTGCATTAAACGCTGCACTTAACGCTGCACTTGTCGCTTCATTCCAAGCTTATCTCAACACTGCTCTCAAAGCTGCACTCATCGCTGCTCTGAACGCTGCCCTCAACGCAGCACTCAACGCTGCTCTCAACGCTGCACTCATCACTTCACTCCACGTTGCACTCAACGCTTCGCTTAACGCTGCAGTCAACGCTGCTCTCAACGCTGCACCCAAACCTGCTCTCAACGCTGCACTCATCGCTTCACTCAATGCTGCACTCAACGCTGCACTCAACGCGTCACTCGTCGCTTCActccacacttcactcaacgcttcAATCAACGCTGCACTTAACACTGCAATCATCGCTTCACTTAATGCTGCACTTTACACTGCACTCGTCGCTGCACTCAACGCTGCACTCATCGCTGCTCTCACCGCTGCACTCAACCCTGCACTCAGTGCTGCTCTCAACGCTACTCTCAACGCTGCACTCAACACTGCACTGAATGCTGCGCTCAATCCTTCACTCAATGCTGCACTCGTTGTTCACTCACTGCTGCACTCAACGCTGCACTGA